The Trichoderma atroviride chromosome 5, complete sequence genome contains a region encoding:
- a CDS encoding uncharacterized protein (EggNog:ENOG41) — translation MAAPPWPSPTKTWHDDTYPAIDPTRPELSLAGKTAVITGGGIGIGGAIAQSFAKAGISHLALIGRRLQVLEEKKAQIAIINPQTEVLLLQADIVNEEQIQKAFETVRSTFGEPQILVNNAAYFDGTVSVLKDSVDVWYQAFDINVKGSLHVARSFLSVAAPSPRILNVSSGQAHLDAKLFPGMSAYLSSKMAQLRMFEAIQVERPDVVIVSCHPGRVMSEMSAKIGRKKGIDTRK, via the coding sequence ATGGCTGCTCCACCTTGGCCCTCTCCAACAAAGACATGGCATGACGACACATATCCAGCTATTGATCCAACCCGCCCAGAGCTCAGCTTGGCTGGCAAGACGGCAGTTATCACTGGCGGCGGTATTGGCATCGGCGGAGCTATTGCCCAATCATTCGCTAAAGCAGGCATTTCTCATCTTGCCTTGATCGGGCGACGACTCCAAGttttggaagagaaaaaagccCAAATTGCCATCATTAATCCTCAAACAGAAGTTCTGCTGCTCCAAGCAGACATTGTCAACGAAGAGCAGATCCAAAAGGCCTTTGAAACCGTGAGATCCACGTTTGGAGAGCCACAAATTCTCGTTAACAATGCTGCGTACTTTGATGGGACAGTGTCGGTGCTGAAAGACAGTGTCGATGTCTGGTATCAAGCCTTCGACATCAACGTCAAAGGCAGCCTTCACGTCGCCAGATCTTTCTTATCTGTCGCAGCACCGTCACCTAGAATACTTAATGTTTCTAGCGGACAGGCTCATCTAGACGCCAAACTGTTCCCAGGAATGTCAGCCTATCTGTCGTCCAAGATGGCGCAGCTCCGTATGTTTGAGGCCATACAAGTCGAGCGGCCGGATGTGGTAATTGTGAGCTGCCATCCAGGGCGAGTGATGAGCGAAATGTCAGCCAAGATTGGTAGGAAGAAGGGCATTGATACGCGTAAGTGA